In a single window of the Cupriavidus sp. P-10 genome:
- a CDS encoding LysR family transcriptional regulator, whose product MNTNAPAPLNSDDLACFVCVAGTGSISRAALEQGADQSTVSRQIARLEASLDTRLFHRTGRGMILTEAGQTLLGYARQVSATLADAREAIRASTAQGPAQLIIAAQPTIANTAFASIGTAVRQRFPATRLRFVEGLASPLLAWLAEGEVDVALLYLPDQHGALKVDVLLEEDLTLVTPTSWSHIGPTFPCGSLDEVPLILPSTGHGLRVLAENLVARAGKPLQLAMECDASNTVSMRLVEDGCGATLLPFAAVADRVAQGRLRCARLVEPVVTRQVALATARNRPPVPELWDIMQAVRQSVRNTVMSGAWPGARLV is encoded by the coding sequence ATGAACACCAATGCCCCCGCACCGCTGAATTCCGACGACCTGGCCTGCTTTGTCTGCGTGGCCGGCACGGGCAGCATCTCGCGCGCGGCGCTGGAGCAGGGCGCGGACCAGTCCACGGTCAGCCGGCAGATCGCGCGCCTGGAAGCCAGCCTGGATACCCGGCTGTTCCATCGCACCGGGCGCGGCATGATCCTGACCGAGGCGGGCCAGACCCTGCTCGGTTATGCGCGGCAGGTCTCGGCCACGCTGGCCGACGCGCGCGAGGCGATCCGGGCCTCGACCGCGCAAGGTCCGGCGCAGCTGATCATCGCGGCGCAGCCGACCATCGCCAACACCGCGTTCGCCAGCATCGGCACGGCCGTCAGGCAGCGCTTCCCGGCGACCCGGCTGCGCTTTGTCGAAGGGCTGGCCAGCCCGTTGCTGGCCTGGCTGGCGGAAGGCGAAGTCGATGTCGCGCTGCTCTACCTGCCCGACCAGCATGGCGCGCTCAAGGTGGACGTGCTGCTGGAAGAAGACCTGACACTGGTCACGCCGACCTCGTGGAGCCATATCGGGCCGACTTTCCCTTGCGGCAGCCTGGACGAGGTGCCGCTGATCCTGCCCAGCACCGGCCACGGGCTGCGCGTGCTGGCAGAGAACCTGGTGGCGCGCGCCGGCAAGCCGCTGCAGCTGGCGATGGAGTGCGATGCGTCGAATACCGTGTCGATGCGGCTGGTGGAGGATGGCTGCGGTGCCACGCTGCTGCCGTTCGCCGCGGTGGCGGACCGCGTGGCGCAGGGGCGGCTGCGCTGCGCCCGGCTGGTCGAGCCGGTGGTGACGCGGCAGGTCGCGCTGGCCACCGCGCGCAACCGGCCGCCGGTGCCGGAGCTGTGGGACATCATGCAGGCCGTGCGCCAGTCGGTGCGCAATACCGTGATGTCGGGCGCGTGGCCGGGCGCCCGGCTGGTCTGA
- the garL gene encoding 2-dehydro-3-deoxyglucarate aldolase, whose product MPSANQTRAPYSPLPNTFRAAVLGQQRQIGCWCSLASPVTTEIVGVAGFDWLLLDTEHAPNDPLTLLPQLMALKDSVSAPVVRPAWNDPILLKRLLDLGFHNFLIPFVESAEQARQAVSATRYPPLGTRGVAMTQRSNRYGTMPGYFEQINDNLCVLVQIESRKGVDAAEEICAVEGVDGIFIGPNDLAAACGHLGNPNHPEVQAEVERIFRAARQAGKAVGTLTPVEADARRYLDMGASFVAVGLDHVLLRQATQALRDRFAD is encoded by the coding sequence ATGCCCTCGGCTAACCAAACCCGCGCCCCGTATTCGCCGCTGCCCAACACCTTCCGTGCCGCCGTGCTCGGCCAGCAGCGCCAGATCGGCTGCTGGTGCTCGCTGGCCAGCCCGGTGACCACCGAGATCGTCGGCGTGGCCGGTTTCGACTGGCTGCTGCTCGATACCGAGCATGCTCCCAACGACCCGCTGACACTGCTGCCGCAGCTGATGGCGCTGAAGGACAGCGTCAGCGCCCCCGTGGTGCGGCCCGCGTGGAACGACCCGATCCTGCTCAAGCGCCTGCTCGACCTGGGCTTCCACAACTTCCTGATCCCGTTCGTGGAAAGCGCCGAGCAGGCGCGCCAGGCGGTTTCGGCAACCCGCTATCCGCCGCTGGGCACGCGCGGCGTGGCGATGACGCAGCGTAGCAACCGCTACGGCACCATGCCGGGCTATTTCGAGCAGATCAACGACAACCTGTGCGTGCTGGTGCAGATCGAGAGCCGGAAAGGCGTGGATGCTGCGGAGGAGATCTGCGCGGTGGAAGGCGTCGACGGCATCTTCATCGGCCCCAATGACCTGGCGGCCGCTTGCGGCCATCTCGGCAACCCCAACCACCCCGAGGTGCAGGCCGAGGTCGAGCGCATCTTCCGGGCGGCCCGGCAGGCCGGCAAGGCCGTCGGCACGCTGACGCCGGTCGAGGCCGACGCGCGCCGCTACCTCGACATGGGCGCCAGCTTCGTTGCGGTGGGACTGGACCACGTGCTGCTGCGCCAGGCCACGCAGGCGCTGCGCGACCGCTTTGCCGACTGA
- a CDS encoding malate/lactate/ureidoglycolate dehydrogenase, whose translation MSEHQISTPALHQWVTDLWLAAGSDTREARLTADHLVGANLSGHDSHGVGMIPKYVLSWQADELQLNRNVSVLHDGGSMLSLDGNRGMGQAVTEEAMALAIGRAREHGVCVMGLRQSHHLGRVGHWAEQACAAGMISIHFVNVLSKPLVAPHGGSEARFGTNPFTIGLPVAGAEPLVLDFATSAIALGKVRVAHNKGVEVPAGCLIDADGVPTTRPEVMFPTDGAAQGALQAFGEHKGYVLAVMCELLGAAVTGGHTIRPETLTHRHAVWNNMLAIVFDPQRLGTSTSFGGEVQAFADWVRSSRHQAGHAGIALPGEPERQRRRERAEAIPVDSGTLAQLDDAAARVQSVRGISPGPLSRLAA comes from the coding sequence ATGAGCGAACACCAAATTTCCACGCCTGCCCTGCACCAATGGGTCACCGATCTCTGGCTGGCGGCGGGCTCCGACACGCGCGAGGCGCGCCTCACCGCGGACCACCTGGTCGGCGCCAACCTGAGCGGGCACGATTCGCACGGCGTCGGCATGATTCCCAAGTACGTGCTGTCGTGGCAGGCCGACGAGCTGCAGCTCAACCGCAACGTCAGCGTGCTGCACGACGGCGGCAGCATGCTGAGCCTGGACGGCAACCGCGGCATGGGGCAGGCGGTGACCGAGGAAGCCATGGCGCTGGCAATCGGCCGCGCCAGGGAGCATGGCGTCTGCGTGATGGGACTGCGCCAGTCGCACCATCTCGGCCGCGTCGGGCACTGGGCCGAGCAGGCGTGCGCGGCGGGCATGATCTCGATCCACTTCGTCAACGTGCTGTCCAAGCCGCTCGTCGCCCCGCACGGCGGCAGCGAAGCGCGCTTCGGCACCAATCCCTTCACGATCGGCCTGCCGGTGGCGGGCGCGGAGCCGCTGGTGCTCGACTTCGCCACCAGCGCGATCGCGCTCGGCAAGGTGCGCGTGGCCCACAACAAGGGGGTCGAGGTGCCGGCCGGCTGCCTGATCGATGCGGACGGCGTGCCGACCACGCGGCCCGAGGTGATGTTCCCCACTGACGGCGCCGCACAGGGCGCGCTGCAGGCATTCGGCGAGCACAAGGGCTATGTGCTGGCGGTGATGTGCGAACTGCTGGGCGCCGCGGTGACCGGCGGCCACACCATCCGGCCCGAGACACTGACGCACCGCCACGCGGTATGGAACAACATGCTGGCGATCGTATTCGACCCGCAGCGGCTGGGCACCAGCACCAGCTTCGGCGGCGAAGTCCAGGCCTTCGCCGACTGGGTCCGCTCGTCGCGCCATCAGGCCGGGCATGCCGGCATCGCCCTGCCCGGCGAACCCGAACGGCAACGCCGGCGCGAACGCGCCGAAGCCATCCCGGTGGACAGCGGCACGCTGGCCCAGCTTGACGACGCCGCCGCGCGCGTGCAGTCGGTCCGCGGCATTTCGCCCGGGCCGCTGTCGCGGCTGGCGGCCTGA